One genomic segment of Dysosmobacter sp. Marseille-Q4140 includes these proteins:
- a CDS encoding xanthine phosphoribosyltransferase: MQELKDRIVKEGKVLPGNIIKVDGFLNHRIDTELMTHIADEFGKHFNMDEVTMILTAEASGIALSAIVAQRFHKPMLFAKKAKSDNIEGGLYQSDIFSYTYKKKVTLLVAKDWLSADDKVLIIDDFMANGEAMRGLCDIVEAAGATLVGIGCAVEKGFQGGGDRLREAGVNLKSLAIIESAEPGHIVFRDEM, from the coding sequence ATGCAGGAACTGAAAGACCGTATCGTCAAAGAGGGCAAGGTGCTGCCCGGCAACATCATCAAGGTGGACGGCTTTTTGAACCACCGCATCGACACGGAGCTGATGACCCACATCGCCGATGAGTTCGGCAAGCACTTCAACATGGACGAGGTCACCATGATCCTCACTGCCGAGGCCAGCGGCATTGCCCTGTCCGCCATTGTGGCCCAGCGCTTCCACAAGCCCATGCTCTTTGCCAAGAAGGCCAAGAGCGACAACATTGAGGGCGGTCTTTATCAGAGCGATATTTTCTCCTACACCTACAAGAAGAAGGTCACCCTGCTGGTGGCCAAGGACTGGCTCAGTGCCGACGACAAGGTGCTGATCATTGACGACTTCATGGCCAACGGCGAGGCCATGCGTGGTCTGTGTGACATCGTGGAAGCCGCCGGCGCCACCCTGGTGGGCATCGGCTGCGCCGTGGAAAAGGGCTTCCAGGGCGGCGGCGACCGCCTGCGGGAAGCCGGCGTGAACCTCAAGTCCCTGGCCATTATCGAGTCCGCCGAGCCCGGCCACATCGTCTTCCGGGACGAGATGTGA
- a CDS encoding Mrp/NBP35 family ATP-binding protein — protein sequence MSECTHDCSTCGESCAERQAPQSLLKEHNPAARVGKVFGIVSGKGGVGKSMVTSQLAVTMRRRGYQVGILDADVTGPSIPKAFGVHGQAMGSQEGLYPMTSRTGIQIMSTNLLLPNETDPVIWRGPVISGVVQQFWTDVLWNCDYLFVDMPPGTGDVSLSVFQSIPLDGLIIVASPQELVSMVVEKAVKMAEMMEVPTLGLVENMSYVACPDCGKKIYLFGQGKTAEAAARHHLPVLAEMPIDPALAALTDAGDIESFQGTWLDGAADRLEKA from the coding sequence ATGAGCGAGTGCACCCACGATTGCTCCACCTGCGGCGAGAGCTGCGCGGAGCGGCAGGCGCCCCAGTCCCTGCTGAAGGAGCACAATCCCGCCGCCCGGGTGGGCAAGGTATTCGGGATCGTGTCCGGCAAGGGCGGCGTCGGCAAGTCCATGGTCACCAGCCAGCTGGCGGTCACCATGCGGCGGCGGGGCTATCAGGTCGGCATCCTGGACGCCGACGTCACCGGCCCCTCCATCCCCAAGGCCTTCGGCGTCCACGGCCAGGCCATGGGCAGCCAGGAGGGCCTGTATCCCATGACCTCCCGTACCGGCATCCAGATCATGTCCACCAACCTGCTGCTGCCCAATGAGACGGACCCGGTCATCTGGCGGGGTCCGGTCATCTCCGGCGTGGTCCAGCAGTTCTGGACCGACGTGCTGTGGAACTGCGACTATCTGTTCGTGGATATGCCGCCGGGAACCGGCGACGTGTCTCTCTCCGTGTTCCAGTCCATCCCTCTGGATGGGCTGATCATCGTGGCCTCTCCCCAGGAGCTGGTCAGCATGGTGGTGGAGAAGGCCGTGAAGATGGCGGAGATGATGGAGGTCCCCACCCTGGGTCTGGTGGAGAACATGAGCTACGTGGCCTGCCCGGACTGCGGAAAGAAGATCTATCTCTTCGGCCAGGGCAAGACCGCCGAGGCCGCCGCCCGGCATCATCTGCCGGTGCTGGCGGAAATGCCCATCGACCCCGCCCTGGCGGCTCTCACCGACGCCGGGGACATCGAGTCCTTCCAGGGCACCTGGCTGGACGGCGCCGCCGATCGCCTGGAAAAAGCATAA
- a CDS encoding AAA family ATPase: MLIRRMTATFGQLQGRTLELQEGLNILQSPNESGKSTWCAFLASMLYGINSRERDRAGFIADKNRYTPWSGAAMSGRLDCGTDLGELTLTRTTRRQTSPMGEFSAVYAGTGDAVPDLTGRTCGETLLGVSREVFERSAFIRQSGLAVTQDAGLERRIAALISAGEEDTSYTEAADALKKQLNRRRHNKTGLLPALEAELAETERQLSEIGELEGQLSQARAQAEELAAREASLSEELAAHNRWEAAQRRQALSGAETAAREAAERASALRRRAEEERLPENDTIARLRGAIVNLQTVRRSVEKARAERDEAMKALLKAEANLGESPFAGQTPDSARKEAQQAAPSDKVPGAVAVRELAIFFLFLAAAGGVFALLYARTSTLDLPLIRMVPWLLPGAAAAVVAGAGTYISRLYRTHTLEAMRHTALTKRFGTADPDAIADMADTYCKLYEAREAAQEAVNAKTAAADTLYSSLSSNEQGILLEVRRFAPAAFDIPTADSLLRQCAVRRRELAEAETAARDARLRWEVQSQQLPQAEEAELPAPPVRSREAVTAELEGTREALAAAKSAADRLTGRLHAVGDPAVLVSVREEQLAQKEQLEGEYAALQLALEALDTANTTLQNRFSPELGRRAAEIFSGLTGGRYGGVVLDRSFRLSAEPAGEGVYREAELLSAGALDQLYLAVRLAICDLVLPPEKTVPIVLDDALANFDDSRCAAALRYLKEAARGRQILLFTCHSREADFFTGDDEVSVQRLTAGADRV, from the coding sequence CTGCTGATCCGCCGTATGACTGCCACCTTCGGCCAGCTCCAGGGCCGCACTCTGGAGCTGCAGGAGGGGCTGAATATCCTGCAATCCCCCAACGAGAGCGGCAAGTCCACCTGGTGCGCCTTCCTGGCCTCCATGCTGTACGGCATCAACAGCCGGGAGCGGGACCGGGCGGGCTTCATCGCCGACAAGAACCGTTATACCCCCTGGTCCGGCGCCGCCATGAGCGGGCGGCTGGACTGCGGCACGGACCTGGGGGAGCTGACCCTGACCCGGACCACCCGCCGCCAGACCAGCCCCATGGGGGAATTCTCTGCCGTTTATGCAGGCACCGGAGACGCCGTGCCGGACCTGACCGGCCGCACCTGTGGGGAGACCCTGCTGGGCGTCAGCCGGGAGGTGTTTGAGCGCAGCGCCTTTATCCGTCAGAGCGGCCTGGCCGTCACCCAGGACGCGGGACTGGAGCGGCGGATCGCCGCCCTGATCTCCGCCGGGGAGGAGGACACCTCCTATACGGAGGCGGCGGACGCCCTGAAAAAGCAGCTGAACCGCCGCCGCCACAACAAAACCGGACTGCTGCCCGCCCTGGAGGCAGAGCTGGCGGAGACGGAGCGGCAGCTGTCGGAGATCGGCGAGTTAGAGGGTCAGCTGTCCCAGGCCCGGGCCCAGGCGGAGGAGCTGGCCGCCCGGGAGGCCTCTCTCTCAGAGGAGCTGGCCGCCCACAACCGCTGGGAGGCCGCCCAGAGGCGGCAGGCCCTGTCCGGCGCCGAGACCGCTGCCCGGGAAGCAGCCGAGCGGGCCTCCGCCCTGCGGCGCCGGGCGGAGGAGGAGCGGCTGCCGGAAAACGACACCATCGCCCGGCTCCGGGGGGCCATCGTGAACCTCCAGACCGTGCGCAGGAGCGTGGAGAAGGCCCGGGCGGAGCGGGACGAGGCCATGAAGGCCCTGTTGAAGGCCGAGGCCAACCTGGGTGAGAGTCCCTTTGCCGGGCAGACGCCGGACAGCGCCCGGAAGGAGGCCCAGCAGGCGGCCCCGAGCGATAAGGTCCCCGGCGCCGTGGCAGTCCGGGAACTGGCCATCTTCTTTTTGTTTCTGGCGGCGGCAGGCGGCGTCTTTGCCCTGCTGTATGCCCGTACCTCCACACTGGACCTGCCGCTGATACGGATGGTGCCCTGGCTCCTGCCGGGAGCCGCGGCCGCCGTAGTCGCCGGGGCGGGCACCTATATTTCCCGCCTGTATCGAACGCATACGCTGGAAGCCATGCGGCACACCGCGCTGACCAAGCGGTTCGGCACCGCCGATCCGGACGCCATCGCAGACATGGCCGACACCTATTGTAAATTGTATGAAGCCCGGGAGGCGGCCCAGGAGGCGGTCAACGCCAAGACCGCCGCCGCGGACACTTTATATAGCTCCCTCAGCTCTAATGAGCAGGGTATTTTGCTGGAGGTCCGCCGCTTCGCCCCCGCCGCCTTCGACATTCCCACGGCGGACAGCCTGCTGCGCCAGTGCGCCGTGCGCCGGAGGGAGCTGGCGGAGGCAGAGACCGCCGCCCGGGACGCCCGGCTGCGGTGGGAGGTCCAGTCCCAGCAGCTGCCCCAGGCGGAGGAGGCAGAACTCCCCGCCCCGCCCGTGCGGAGCCGGGAGGCGGTGACGGCGGAGCTGGAGGGCACCCGGGAGGCTCTGGCCGCCGCCAAGTCCGCGGCGGACCGGCTCACCGGCCGTCTCCACGCCGTAGGCGACCCGGCGGTGCTGGTCTCCGTCCGGGAGGAACAGCTGGCACAAAAGGAGCAGCTGGAGGGCGAATACGCCGCCCTCCAGCTGGCCCTGGAGGCCCTGGACACCGCCAACACCACCCTGCAAAACCGCTTTTCCCCGGAGCTGGGCCGCAGGGCGGCGGAGATCTTCTCCGGCCTCACCGGCGGGCGGTACGGCGGCGTGGTGCTGGACCGGAGTTTCCGCCTGTCGGCGGAGCCCGCGGGTGAAGGCGTGTACCGGGAGGCGGAGTTGCTGTCCGCCGGAGCTCTGGACCAGCTGTATCTGGCGGTGCGGCTGGCCATCTGCGACCTGGTGCTGCCGCCGGAGAAAACCGTGCCCATCGTGCTGGACGACGCCCTGGCCAATTTCGACGACAGCCGCTGCGCCGCCGCCCTGCGCTATCTGAAGGAGGCGGCCCGGGGCCGCCAGATCCTGCTCTTCACCTGTCACAGCCGGGAGGCGGACTTTTTCACCGGAGACGATGAAGTTTCCGTCCAGCGGTTGACGGCGGGGGCAGATCGGGTATAA